CGGAATCGGCATTATCGTTTGGGGGATTGGCAACGGCGGAGAGCCTACTGGTATCCATAATCTATGGAGCAATGGCGGATTCTTCAGTAACGGTGTGATGGGGATGATTCTATCCCTACAACTGGTGATGTTTGCCTATGGCGGCGTGGAGATCATCGGAATCACCGCCGGTGAGGCCAAAGACCCGCATAAATCCATCCCGCGTGCGATTAACTCTGTACCGTGGCGTATTCTGGTGTTCTATGTCGGTACGCTATTCGTCATTATGTCGATTTACCCGTGGAATCAGGTAGGCACCAACGGTAGCCCGTTTGTGTTGACGTTCCAGCATATGGGGATTACGGCTGCGGCAGGTATTCTGAATTTTGTCGTGATTACCGCGTCGCTGTCGGCGATTAACAGTGATGTCTTCGGTGTGGGTCGTATGCTGCACGGGATGGCGGAACAGGGTCATGCACCGAAAGTGTTTAGCCGCATTTCCAAACGTGGTATTCCGTGGGTAACAGTCGTTGTGATGATGGCAGCGCTGCTGGTGGCGGTGTACCTGAATTACATCATGCCTGGCAAGGTTTTCCTGGTGATTGCTTCACTGGCAACGTTTGCGACGGTGTGGGTGTGGATCATGATTCTTTTTTCTCAGATCGCCTTCCGTCGGCGTTTGAGTCCGGATGAAGTGAAAGCGTTGGCGTTCCCCCTGCGCGGGGGGATAGCGACCTCTGTGTTCGGTATCATCTTCCTGTTCTTCATCATCGGTTTGATTGGCTACTTCCCTGATACCCGCGTATCGCTGTATGTCGGTATCATCTGGATAGTGCTGCTTTTAGTGGGCTATGTCTGGAAGAAGAAGCGTCAGAACGCGGTAGCTGTGCAGAATTAAGCTAGTAGCTTGCTATCAGAAGAAGCGCTTAGGTTATCTGTTGACTAACCTATTTGCCGAACGAAAACGGGAGTAACGGAATAGAAGAGTAAAGCGTTTGCGCCAGGGATGGCGCAATCCGAGCTTACAGGGACGTACTCGCAGCGTCTTTACGATCTATCCGTTACTTCCGCACTACGGACTTTGTTAGCAAGCTCAACGCTCCCATTGGAGCGTTCAGATTGATGACAAAGTCCTGGCCGTGAAGCCAGGATTTTGATCTAATAAGGTTAGTGCAAAAAACGGACTGACCGCCATGCTCAGAGAACCCTCCCCGCAGCAGTACCAGTTTGAAACCATCACCCTCGACGAACTTGTCCCAGAAGACCATCTGGTCCGTAAAATCGATGCTGCCATCAATTTTGAATTTATCCGCGATGCCGTTTCCCACCTCTATTGCCCCGATAACGGCAGGCCTGCTATCGACCCCGTTCGCCTGATTAAAATGATGCGGTTGGGCTACCTCTTCGGTGTCCCCTCTGAACGCCGTCTGGTCAAGGAAATCCAGGTCAATGTCGCTTACCGCTGGTTCCTGCGCATGGGCTTGACCGAGAAGGTCCCGGACGCCTCTACCCTTAGCCAGAACCGTATCCGTCGATTTAACGGCAGCGATGTCTTCCAGCAGATTTTTGACCATATCGTGTTACAGGCCCTGAGTCAGGGTATGGCAAACGGTCGTGTGCTCTACACCGACAGCACCCACCTGAAAGCCGATGCCAACCCGCGCAAAGCCGTGAATGAACTGCGCCCTGAAGGGGTCAGTGAATACTTCACGCAACTGAATGACGCGGTGGAGGCCGACAGGAAACAACGCGAAAAAAAGCCGCTGCCCGCCGCAAGAAAAGCAACCCAAAACGACGCCGTTAAAAACACCAAAGTGAGCACCACCGACCCGGAAAGCGGCTTTATGCACCGGGACAACAAGCCGAAAGGCTTCTTCTATCTGGACCACCGCACAGTAGACGGAAAGCATGGCATCATCATGGATACCCATGTGACACCAGGCAATGTGCACGACAGCCAGCCCTTTATCGGGCGACTCGAGCGGCAGGTAGAACGCTTCGGTCTGGAGCCGGTGGCGGTGGGCGTGGACGCGGGTTACTTCACGGCGGCGGTGTGCCAGCTCACTCAGGAGATGGGTATCGCGTTGGTTCCGGGCTATCGCCGGCCACACAAGGGTCAGAACGCGTTCCAGAAGAAGCACTTCAGGTACGATGAGGAGCGCGATGTGTATGTGTGCCCGGCAGAGGAGTTACTGAACTACAGCACGACAGACCGTAACGGCTATCAACATTACCGTTCAGACCCGACAGTGTGCCAACGGTGTGAGCAGAGACGGCAGTGTACGCAGAACAGCAAAGCGCAGAAAACGCTAACCCGGCACGTCTGGGAAGCATCGAAAGAGGAAGCCAACAGGTTACGGCTGACGAAATGGGGCAAAAAGATATACGCCCGGCGTAAAGAAACGGTGGAGAGAAGCTTCGCGGATGCGAAACAGCACCATGGTCATCGATATGCCCGGTTCCGTGGACTGTCGAAAGTACAGATGCAGTGCCTGCTTGCGGCCACAGCGCAAAATATGAAGAAGATGGCGCTGCTGGCGCTTCTTTATTGTCTTTATGTGTGGCTGAAAAGGTCTTGTGAAGGTCAATACGCCGTCTTGGGTAAGCAGAAAGCTCAAATGACGAGGTTGTGGAAAAATATCGCGATCGCGACCTGCGGTCGCTAAAAAAGAAGAACCCCACCTGAAAAAGTGGGGTTAGTCAGCAGTCTGAACGCTCCCATTGGAGCGTTTTTTTGTGCCTATTTTTACGCTTTCGGAGCCGTCATTTGCTGCCCCATGACCCGCATGTCGTGACCAGTAGGCGTTTGATGAACGCGGAGATCGAACTCCGGTAAGATCGCAAAGATATGGTCGAAAATGTCAGACTGAATGCTTTCATAATCAACCCAGGCGGTCGTATTGGTAAACGCATAAATTTCCAGTGGTAACCCTTCTGACGTTGGCGCAAGCTGGCGCACCATCAGCGTCATCCCTTTATGAATGCCCGGATGCGTGCGTAGATAAACCTGAAGATAGGCACGGAACGTGCCCAAATTCGTTAGACGACGGCCGTTTAGCGGTGATGTCAGGTCGGAATCGGATTGCGCGTTGTGCTGCTCCAGTTCGCTCTTTTTGTTCTGAATATAAGGCGACAGTAGCTTGCTGCGCAGCAATCGCGCCTGCTCGTCTTCCGTCATAAAATGCACGCTGGTGGTATCAATATTGATACTGCGCTTGATGCGTCGCCCTCCTGATTCTGACATCGAACGCCAGTTCTTGAAGGAGTCGGACACCAACGCATAAGTGGGTATGGTGGTGACGGTATTGTCCCAGTTTTTCACCTTTACCGTCGTTAGCCCGATGTCGATAACCGCACCGTCAGCGCCGTATTTCGGCATTTCGAGCCAGTCTCCCAGTGTCAGCATGTCGTTAGCGGAGAGCTGGATGCCCGCGACCAGCCCCATAATCGGATCTTTGAACACTAACATCAGCACGGCGGCCATCGCACCTAACCCACTAATCAGAAGCAGCGGCGATTTCCCGATGAGTAGTGATACCACCATAATGCTGATGACGACGGTGGCGATCAGTTTCAGACTCTGGAAGATTCCACGCAGCGGCAATTGAGCGGCGATTTTAGTTCGAGCGGAGACATTGAGCAGCACATCGAGTAGCGAGAACAGGGACAGCAACGCAAAAATCATGATCCACACTTGGGAGCAAATGATGAGCGCTTCACGGGTTTCACTCTGTGAGGGAAGCCACACAAAAACCTGAATATTCAGGATCACCCCTTGTAGCAAGAAGGCCAGCCGGTTAAACAAGTTGTGTTGCGTCAGTGCCTGTTTCCACCCGCGTCCCTCGGTTTTTCCCGGCTTATTCAGTGAACGAAGAACCATCCGTTTCAGCACAACCTGATGAAAAATCAGATGGATGACGGCAGAAATGAGCAATATCAGCCCAAGAACAATCAGTAACGCAATGATGCTAGCGTGTTCTATTCCAGCTTCTCTCAGCCACAGTGCGAGGTTTTGTTGCATGCGTTCTCCTTTTATTCCAATCAATCTGTCGTGCGTTAACACGATGTGATATTAAGGCTAAGGATTTAGCGCATTGAGTCAACCTTTTGTATTTTCTGGGATCGCGTAGGAAAGGTGAGCAGTGGGGACACACACATCACGAAAAAAAGCCAGTCACATAGCAACTGGCTTGATTATCACATTACCGAAAGGGCAACGGTGAAGGATTACAGCTTGTCGGCGTTTTCAGACAGGTATTTCGCTACGCCATCTGGTGACGCGCCCATACCTGATTTCCCTTTTTCCCACTGTGCCGGGCAGACTTCGCCGTGCTCTTCGTGGAATTGCAGAGCGTCAACGGTACGCAGCATTTCATCAATATTACGACCCAGTGGCAGATCGTTCACCACCTGATGGCGAACCACGCCGTTTTTGTCGATCAGGAAAGAACCACGCAGTGCAACACCCGCTTCAGGGTGCTCAATGCCGTAGGCCTTCTGGATTTCGCGCTTAATGTCAGCAACCATCGCATATTGCACTTCGCCGATGCCGCCTTTGTCCACAGGGGTTTTACGCCATGCGTTGTGAACAAACTCAGAATCGAAAGAAACACCAACCACTTCTACGCCACGTTTCTTGAACTCGGCATAGCGGTGATCGAAAGCAATCAGTTCTGATGGGCAAACGAAGGTAAAGTCCATCGGCCAGAAGAAGATCACGGCAGCTTTACCGTTGATGTGCTTCTTCAGGTTGAAATTTTCGACGATTTCGCCACTGCCTAAAACGGCAGCTGCTGTGAAGTCTGGGGCTTGACGAGTTACCAGGACCATAATTACTCCTGTAAATAGCGGTTAATGAACGGAAGATGTAAAAAACAGCGATCAGTATAGGGATTCTGCCTGAGTGAATACAGGCAAAGAGACCAATCAATGAGATAGTTTCTGCCTATTGAACTCATCGCTATTTCCTTTCAATAGACTACATTAACCCTTTTAATAGAAAGGACAATAGGTTGCGTAGAAAAACGGAAAAGTTGTGAGCTCACAGCTGTTGCGCCTTCGCTAACTGCATCATGCGTGGATAAAATTGCCAGAAAAGTGTTTCAAATTGGTGATAGTGCGGTTCGATATCCTGAAAAGAGCCGGACAGCGCGGCCAGCTTCGGGCGGCGTACCGACATTCTGTGCAGCACATCGGCGATAAACGGCAGTTCCGCATAGCGCGTCAACCAACGTTCTGGCCACAGATAGCGATTCAGGTTTTGAAAGCGTTCAGGCGTTTGCGCCAGATGCGGCTCGATTTGTGATTGTGCATCGTCGATAAAGGCTTGCAAGGGCGTATCCGGCACCAGCTGTAGCCAGTGACGCGCAAGATAGTGATCCCACAACACATCCAACGTAATTGGCGACACGCGGCGGAATTCATCGCTGAAATACTGACGCGCCTGTTTGACTTCCGGCAGGCTGTCAGTCAGCGAGTCAACGCGGCGATGTAGACGAATACCCGCGACGATGTCGTCAGCGTAGCTGTCCTGTGGGTTGCCGCGCACAAAATCCGCCATCAGATTACCTAATAGGGAGCTGTCGGCCAGCGTGGCCAGATGTAGGTGTGCAAGAAAATTCATCGTGACAGTATAACCCTTTTCTATTGGGTATAATGCATTCCGCGACTCAGATGCTTATTTCTTGCAGCCATGCGCTTGCGGCTCTAGACTAGGCCGCCCATTTTTATGTACTAACAGTTAAGTGAATTGCCATGCGTGTTGCTGATTTTTCGTTTGAACTTCCTGAATCATTGATTGCTCATTATCCACAAGCGGAACGCAGTGGTTGCCGTTTGCTGTCGCTGGATGGGCCGACGGGAAATCTGACGCACGGCGTATTTACCGATTTGTTGGAAAAACTGAACCCAGGCGATCTGCTGGTGTTCAATAACACGCGCGTGATTCCGGCACGTTTGTTTGGCCGTAAAGCCAGCGGCGGCAAGCTGGAAGTATTGGTGGAGCGCGTGTTGGACGATCGTCGGGTATTGGCGCACGTTCGGGCGTCAAAAGCGCCAAAACCGGGCACGGAACTGCTGCTAGGTGATGACGAAAGCGTCAAGGCCACGATGGCGGCGCGTCACGATGCGCTGTTTGAGCTGCATTTCGATGATTCCCGCGATGTTCTGTCGATCCTGAATGCTATCGGCCATATGCCGTTGCCACCTTACATTGACAGGCCTGATGAAGACGCTGACCGTGAGCTGTATCAGACGGTGTATAGCCAGCGTCCCGGGGCTGTAGCGGCGCCGACGGCGGGGTTGCATTTTGATGAGCCGATGCTAGCCGCGCTACGCGAAAAAGGCATTGAAATGGCGTTCGTCACCCTGCACGTCGGTGCGGGAACTTTCCAGCCAGTACGCGTCGATACGATTGAAGATCACATCATGCACGCCGAATATGCTGAAGTGCCGCAGGAGGTCGTCGATGCTGTTCTGGCATGCAAAGCGCGGGGGAATCGCGTGATCGCTGTGGGTACGACATCGGTTCGCTCACTGGAAAGCGCCGCTCAGGCCAGTCAGGATGCACTGATTGCACCGTTCTTCGACGATACCAAAATCTTTATCTATCCGGGTTATCACTACCGCGTTATTGACACGCTAGTGACCAATTTCCATTTGCCCGAATCGACGTTAATCATGCTGGTGTCGGCCTTCGCCGGTTACCAGAACACGATGTCTGCCTACCGTGAAGCGGTAGCAGAGCAATATCGTTTTTTCAGCTACGGTGATGCGATGTTTATTACGCACAACCCGATGGCTGAACAGGAAAAAGTGGGATAAATCCTGCTTTCCGCACAATAGAAACGTCACAGACCACGCTCTGTCAGGCGTTAATACATCATTATCATCAGACTGTTTTTCTGATGCCGGAGGTTAAGTGAAGTACGAATTACAAACAACGGACGGCCGTGCGCGACGCGGTAGATTGATTTTTGAACGTGGCGTAGTAGAAACCCCGGCTTTTATGCCCGTGGGGACGTACGGCACGGTGAAAGGCATGACGCCGGAAGAAGTGAAAGAAACTGGCGCACAGATTTTGCTCGGCAATACGTTCCATCTGTGGCTGCGTCCCGGTCAGGAAATCATGAAGCTGCACGGCGATCTGCACGATTTCATGAACTGGCACGGCCCGATTCTGACGGACTCCGGCGGTTTTCAGGTATTCAGCCTCGGCGATATTCGTAAAATTACTGAGCAGGGCGTGCATTTCCGTAACCCAATCAACGGGGATTCGATTTTCCTCAGCCCAGAGAAATCGATGGAGATTCAGCACGATCTCGGTTCCGATATCGTGATGATCTTTGATGAGTGTACGCCGTATCCTGCCGATTGGGATTACGCCAAGCGCTCCATGGAGATGTCCCTGCGCTGGGCGAAACGTAGCCGCCAGCGTTTTGACGAACTAGAGAATAAAAACGCGCTGTTCGGTATTATTCAGGGTAGCGTTTACGAAGATTTACGTGATGTATCCGTAAAAGGTCTGGTAGACATTGGCTTTGATGGGTACGCTGTGGGCGGTTTGGCAGTGGGTGAACCGAAAGAGGACATGCACCGCATTCTGGAGCACGTTTGCCCACAGATTCCAGAAGATAAACCACGCTATCTGATGGGCGTGGGCAAACCGGAAGACTTGGTTGAAGGTGTACGCCGCGGTGTGGATATGTTTGACTGCGTAATGCCAACGCGTAACGCACGTAACGGACATCTTTTCGTGACGGATGGCGTGGTGAAAATCCGTAATGCGAAGCATAAAGATGACGTCAGCTCGCTGGATGAACACTGTGATTGCTACACGTGTCGCAATTATAGTCGTGCCTACTTGCATCATCTTGACCGTTGCAACGAAATACTCGGAGCACGACTCAATACCATTCATAACTTGCGTTATTATCAGCGTTTAATGGCGGGTTTACGTCAGGCCATTGAAGAGGGTAAATTAGAGCACTTTGTGGTGGATTTTTACCAACGGATAGGCAAACCCATTCCGCCGCTTGCTGAAAAAGACGTTGCCGCAAGCAACTGACAGCCCGTTTGCTATGAAGCGTTTTTACGATTGTAAGGTTGATAATTTATCTTTTTGATAGCTTATCTTTTGACAAAAAAGAGGATATTTACATGAGTCTTTTCATCTCCGATGCTGTAGCTGCAACCGGCGCTCCGGCTCAGGGAAGCCCGTACTCTCTGGTTATTATGCTGGCCGTTTTTGGTCTTATTTTCTACTTTATGATCCTGCGTCCTCAGCAAAAACGCGCCAAGGAACACAAAAAGTTAATGGATTCCATCGGCAAAGGTGATGAAGTCTTGACGACTGGCGGTCTGGTGGGTCGCGTGACCAAAGTGTCTGAAACGGGCTATATTGCGATTGCGTTGAACGAAACCAATGAAGTGGTTATCAAACGTGATTTCGTGGCTGCCGTGCTGCCAAAGGGCACGATTAAAGCCCTGTAATTTTTGATTTTCCCGAAGGGAACTGCCGTGTTAAACCGTTATCCTTTGTGGAAGTATTTGATGCTGGTCGTGGTGTTATTTGTCGGCCTGCTTTATGCACTTCCTAACCTATATGGTGAGGATCCGGCGGTACAAGTTACTGGCGCGCGGGGAACCGCCGCCAGCGAAACGACGCTGATCCAAGTCCAGAATGTCTTAAAAGAACAAAATATTACCAGTAAGTCGATTGCATTAGAAAACGGTGCAATTCTGGCTCGCTTCTCTAACCCTGATATTCAGCTCCGCGCGCGTGAAGCGCTCGTTAATGAGCTGGGTGAAAAATTCGTTGTCGCACTTAACCTTGCTCCCGCCACGCCAACCTGGCTGCGAGTGCTGGGCGCAGAGCCGATGAAGCTGGGGCTAGACCTGCGCGGCGGCGTTCACTTCCTGATGGAGGTGGATATGGATACGGCGCTGGGTAAATTACAAGAACAAACCATGGACTCTTTGCGCAGCGACCTGCGTGAGAAGAACATTCCTTATGCCGCTGTGCGTAAGATTGATAATTACGGCGTCGAAATTCGCTTCCGTGATGCTCAAACGCGTGATGACGGCATCAACTATCTAACGTCCCGTCATCGCAATCTGGTTCTCAGTAGTAGCGGTAGCAACCTGATGCGTGCGGTGATGTCTGACGAACGTCTGCGTGAAGCACGTGAATATGCCGTACAGCAGAATATTAATATCCTGCGTAACCGTGTGAACCAACTGGGCGTTGCAGAACCACTGGTTCAACGCCAAGGTACTGACCGCATTGTCGTTGAATTACCGGGTATTCAAGACACCGCGCGCGCGAAAGAAATTCTTGGTGCAACGGCTACGCTGGAATTCCGTCTGGTCAACAGCGATGCTGATGCGACCGCGGCGGCAAACGGTCGTGTGCCGGGTGACTCCGAAGTGAAGAATATGCGTGACGGTTCACCCGTTGTGCTGTTCAAACGCGTCATTCTGACGGGCGACCACATCACGGATTCCACCTCAAGCAATGACGAATACAACCGTCCTCAGGTGAATATTTCTCTGGACAGCGCGGGTGGCAACACCATGTCCAACTTCACCAAAGACAGTATCGGAAAGCTGATGGCGACGCTGTTTGTGGAATATAAAGACAGCGGCAAGAAAGATGCGACGGGTCGTTCGATACTGGAAAAACACGAAGAAGTGATCAACGTGGCGACGATTCAGTCGCGGCTGGGTAACAGCTTTCGTATTACCGGCATTGATAACCCGAACGAAGCGCGCCAGCTTTCTCTGCTGCTGCGTGCGGGTGCGCTGATTGCTCCGATCCAGATTGTAGAAGAACGTACTATTGGGCCAACGCTGGGGATGCAAAACATCACTCAGGGGCTGGAAGCCTGTTTGTGGGGCTTGATCGCGTCGATTCTCTTTATGGTTTTCTTCTACAAGAAGTTTGGTGTGATTGCGACCAGTGCTCTGGTTGCTAACCTGGTGCTGATTGTCGGCGTGATGTCGCTGTTGCCAGGTGCAACGCTGACCATGCCGGGTATTGCCGGTATTGTGTTGACGCTGGCGGTCGCCGTGGATGCGAACGTATTAATCAACGAACGTATCAAGGAAGAACTCAGTAATGGTCGCTCAGTGCAACAGGCTATTCATGAGGGCTATAAAGGGGCATTCAGTTCCATTGTTGATGCGAACGTCACGACGTTGATTAAAGTCATCATCCTGTACGCAGTGGGAACGGGTTCTATCAAAGGGTTTGCTATCACCACTGCGATTGGGATTGCGACCTCAATGTTTACGGCGATCGTCGGTACTCGTGCCATCGTTAACCTGCTTTACGGCGGTAAACGCATCAACAAGCTGTCTATCTGAGGAGTGCGTTGTGGCACAGGAATACAACATTGAACAACTAAACCATGGGCGTAAAGTCTATGATTTCATGCGCTGGGACACATTGGCATTTGTGATTTCCGGTCTGCTGATCATTATCTCTATCGCGATTATGGGGGGGCGTGGTTTCAACTGGGGGCTCGACTTTACCGGCGGTACGGTCATTGAGATTAACCTTGAGAAACCGATCGATCTCGATGTCCTGCGCAGCTCACTGGAGACCTCTGGGTTTTCAGAGCCGCAGGTACAAAACTTCGGTAGCAGCCGTGACGTGATGGTGCGTATGCCGCCAGTTTCTGGTAGCGAGAACGAAGCGCTCGGCAACAAAGTGCTGACGGTGGTGAATGATACCTTCCAGCAGCATGCAACGGTGAAACGTATTGAGTTCGTTGGGCCGAGTGTGGGGAGCGATTTGGCACAGGCTGGCGCATTGGCGCTGCTATCTGCACTGGTTGCTATCCTCATCTACATTGGCTTCCGCTTTGAGTGGCGTCTGGCGTTGGGTGCTGTCTTGGCGTTAGCGCATGACGTGATCATTACGATGGGGCTACTGTCTCTGTTCAGTATTGAGGTTGATCTCACGATCATTGCCTCGCTGATGTCGGTAATTGGTTATTCACTTAACGATAAGATCGTGGTGTCTGACCGTATTCGT
The window above is part of the Pectobacterium araliae genome. Proteins encoded here:
- the proY gene encoding proline-specific permease ProY, whose protein sequence is MEQPSSKLKRGLSTRHIRFIALGSAIGTGLFYGSASAIQMAGPSVLLAYLIGGIVAYIIMRALGEMSVHNPQSSSFSRYAQDYLGPLAGYITGWTYCFEMLIVAIADVTAFGIYMGVWFPAVPHWVWVLSVVLIIGAINLVNVKAFGELEFWLSFFKVATIIIMIVAGIGIIVWGIGNGGEPTGIHNLWSNGGFFSNGVMGMILSLQLVMFAYGGVEIIGITAGEAKDPHKSIPRAINSVPWRILVFYVGTLFVIMSIYPWNQVGTNGSPFVLTFQHMGITAAAGILNFVVITASLSAINSDVFGVGRMLHGMAEQGHAPKVFSRISKRGIPWVTVVVMMAALLVAVYLNYIMPGKVFLVIASLATFATVWVWIMILFSQIAFRRRLSPDEVKALAFPLRGGIATSVFGIIFLFFIIGLIGYFPDTRVSLYVGIIWIVLLLVGYVWKKKRQNAVAVQN
- a CDS encoding IS1182 family transposase, translated to MLREPSPQQYQFETITLDELVPEDHLVRKIDAAINFEFIRDAVSHLYCPDNGRPAIDPVRLIKMMRLGYLFGVPSERRLVKEIQVNVAYRWFLRMGLTEKVPDASTLSQNRIRRFNGSDVFQQIFDHIVLQALSQGMANGRVLYTDSTHLKADANPRKAVNELRPEGVSEYFTQLNDAVEADRKQREKKPLPAARKATQNDAVKNTKVSTTDPESGFMHRDNKPKGFFYLDHRTVDGKHGIIMDTHVTPGNVHDSQPFIGRLERQVERFGLEPVAVGVDAGYFTAAVCQLTQEMGIALVPGYRRPHKGQNAFQKKHFRYDEERDVYVCPAEELLNYSTTDRNGYQHYRSDPTVCQRCEQRRQCTQNSKAQKTLTRHVWEASKEEANRLRLTKWGKKIYARRKETVERSFADAKQHHGHRYARFRGLSKVQMQCLLAATAQNMKKMALLALLYCLYVWLKRSCEGQYAVLGKQKAQMTRLWKNIAIATCGR
- a CDS encoding mechanosensitive ion channel family protein — encoded protein: MQQNLALWLREAGIEHASIIALLIVLGLILLISAVIHLIFHQVVLKRMVLRSLNKPGKTEGRGWKQALTQHNLFNRLAFLLQGVILNIQVFVWLPSQSETREALIICSQVWIMIFALLSLFSLLDVLLNVSARTKIAAQLPLRGIFQSLKLIATVVISIMVVSLLIGKSPLLLISGLGAMAAVLMLVFKDPIMGLVAGIQLSANDMLTLGDWLEMPKYGADGAVIDIGLTTVKVKNWDNTVTTIPTYALVSDSFKNWRSMSESGGRRIKRSINIDTTSVHFMTEDEQARLLRSKLLSPYIQNKKSELEQHNAQSDSDLTSPLNGRRLTNLGTFRAYLQVYLRTHPGIHKGMTLMVRQLAPTSEGLPLEIYAFTNTTAWVDYESIQSDIFDHIFAILPEFDLRVHQTPTGHDMRVMGQQMTAPKA
- a CDS encoding peroxiredoxin C; the protein is MVLVTRQAPDFTAAAVLGSGEIVENFNLKKHINGKAAVIFFWPMDFTFVCPSELIAFDHRYAEFKKRGVEVVGVSFDSEFVHNAWRKTPVDKGGIGEVQYAMVADIKREIQKAYGIEHPEAGVALRGSFLIDKNGVVRHQVVNDLPLGRNIDEMLRTVDALQFHEEHGEVCPAQWEKGKSGMGASPDGVAKYLSENADKL
- a CDS encoding ACP phosphodiesterase → MNFLAHLHLATLADSSLLGNLMADFVRGNPQDSYADDIVAGIRLHRRVDSLTDSLPEVKQARQYFSDEFRRVSPITLDVLWDHYLARHWLQLVPDTPLQAFIDDAQSQIEPHLAQTPERFQNLNRYLWPERWLTRYAELPFIADVLHRMSVRRPKLAALSGSFQDIEPHYHQFETLFWQFYPRMMQLAKAQQL
- the queA gene encoding tRNA preQ1(34) S-adenosylmethionine ribosyltransferase-isomerase QueA, with the protein product MRVADFSFELPESLIAHYPQAERSGCRLLSLDGPTGNLTHGVFTDLLEKLNPGDLLVFNNTRVIPARLFGRKASGGKLEVLVERVLDDRRVLAHVRASKAPKPGTELLLGDDESVKATMAARHDALFELHFDDSRDVLSILNAIGHMPLPPYIDRPDEDADRELYQTVYSQRPGAVAAPTAGLHFDEPMLAALREKGIEMAFVTLHVGAGTFQPVRVDTIEDHIMHAEYAEVPQEVVDAVLACKARGNRVIAVGTTSVRSLESAAQASQDALIAPFFDDTKIFIYPGYHYRVIDTLVTNFHLPESTLIMLVSAFAGYQNTMSAYREAVAEQYRFFSYGDAMFITHNPMAEQEKVG
- the tgt gene encoding tRNA guanosine(34) transglycosylase Tgt, coding for MKYELQTTDGRARRGRLIFERGVVETPAFMPVGTYGTVKGMTPEEVKETGAQILLGNTFHLWLRPGQEIMKLHGDLHDFMNWHGPILTDSGGFQVFSLGDIRKITEQGVHFRNPINGDSIFLSPEKSMEIQHDLGSDIVMIFDECTPYPADWDYAKRSMEMSLRWAKRSRQRFDELENKNALFGIIQGSVYEDLRDVSVKGLVDIGFDGYAVGGLAVGEPKEDMHRILEHVCPQIPEDKPRYLMGVGKPEDLVEGVRRGVDMFDCVMPTRNARNGHLFVTDGVVKIRNAKHKDDVSSLDEHCDCYTCRNYSRAYLHHLDRCNEILGARLNTIHNLRYYQRLMAGLRQAIEEGKLEHFVVDFYQRIGKPIPPLAEKDVAASN
- the yajC gene encoding preprotein translocase subunit YajC, with protein sequence MSLFISDAVAATGAPAQGSPYSLVIMLAVFGLIFYFMILRPQQKRAKEHKKLMDSIGKGDEVLTTGGLVGRVTKVSETGYIAIALNETNEVVIKRDFVAAVLPKGTIKAL
- the secD gene encoding protein translocase subunit SecD, with translation MLNRYPLWKYLMLVVVLFVGLLYALPNLYGEDPAVQVTGARGTAASETTLIQVQNVLKEQNITSKSIALENGAILARFSNPDIQLRAREALVNELGEKFVVALNLAPATPTWLRVLGAEPMKLGLDLRGGVHFLMEVDMDTALGKLQEQTMDSLRSDLREKNIPYAAVRKIDNYGVEIRFRDAQTRDDGINYLTSRHRNLVLSSSGSNLMRAVMSDERLREAREYAVQQNINILRNRVNQLGVAEPLVQRQGTDRIVVELPGIQDTARAKEILGATATLEFRLVNSDADATAAANGRVPGDSEVKNMRDGSPVVLFKRVILTGDHITDSTSSNDEYNRPQVNISLDSAGGNTMSNFTKDSIGKLMATLFVEYKDSGKKDATGRSILEKHEEVINVATIQSRLGNSFRITGIDNPNEARQLSLLLRAGALIAPIQIVEERTIGPTLGMQNITQGLEACLWGLIASILFMVFFYKKFGVIATSALVANLVLIVGVMSLLPGATLTMPGIAGIVLTLAVAVDANVLINERIKEELSNGRSVQQAIHEGYKGAFSSIVDANVTTLIKVIILYAVGTGSIKGFAITTAIGIATSMFTAIVGTRAIVNLLYGGKRINKLSI
- the secF gene encoding protein translocase subunit SecF, with product MAQEYNIEQLNHGRKVYDFMRWDTLAFVISGLLIIISIAIMGGRGFNWGLDFTGGTVIEINLEKPIDLDVLRSSLETSGFSEPQVQNFGSSRDVMVRMPPVSGSENEALGNKVLTVVNDTFQQHATVKRIEFVGPSVGSDLAQAGALALLSALVAILIYIGFRFEWRLALGAVLALAHDVIITMGLLSLFSIEVDLTIIASLMSVIGYSLNDKIVVSDRIRENFRKIRRGTPYEITNISLTQTLHRTIITSATTLAMILILMFFGGALLHGFSMTMFIGVIIGTISSIYVSSALALKLGMKREHLLIQKVEKEGADQPSILP